The DNA region TTTTATATTTTTTGTTAATAATAAAAATATCAATAAATAAATACAAATTACAATAGAAAAAATATCAGTAATTTTTCCTAATTGAAATGACCATGCTATAAATAATACAAAATTAATTATTATTGCAAACGTTGTAATTTTACTACCTAGATTTTTAATATAATTATCATATGATTCTAAAAATGCTTTATTTGATTTTATAAAATCACTATAGTTTTGTAAAAATAAACCAATTGCAGTGATACTTAGACTAATAAGAAACAAAAATCTAATAGTATTTACATGAAAGTTAAGACCTGAAGTATCAACAACTCCATTTGGTGCATACCATTGCATCCATTTTTCAGGTTGAATTGATTGAACTGCAAAAGAGTGCATTAATAATCCTGCAAAAATAAGAAGCAAAAATGAAACTGCACCTATTAATTTGCTACTGCTTTTATTCGCTTTATTTGCATAATAGTACCAATAATACATACTATATCCAACTAATAAACAATATATAAAAATAACAACCCATAATCCTGATAAAGTATTTATTGTGTACCAGTTTGGATCATATATAACTTGTGTGAAAAGTAATGGAGCAACTCCTAATACTATAAGTAAAGATACACTAATCTTCCCAACTTGTATTAAATGAGGAGTTAATATACTCCAATTTTTATCTGTTTTTTGTCTAAGTGTACCATAAAGTGATAATCCCAAAGCTCCCAAAGATAAAAATACAAATAATGCATGTAAAGCCCATGTCAAAATATATAAACCTTGAAAAACTACAGGATAAAATGGAAGACCAGCTGGGTCTCTTAATAAATTTAATATATCTGCATTCATTATTTTTCCTTATTATTTTGAGATTCAATCCAAGTAGCCATTGCATCAAACTCTTTATCTGGTAAATTTATTTTTGGCATATATGCAATTGCACCTTGTGCAAGAGTGTATTTCATAAATGATTTAATCATATCTTTATCTTGTCCTTTAAATTTAGGTAATAATGGTCTAAATTTACCATTTAACTCTAATGAATGACAATTTGAACATGCAATTTTTGTAAGTAATTCACCAACTTCAAGTTTATTTTCTGGCGTGATAGTTTTTAGTCTTTTAGGAATCCAAACATTTACATTTAATAAACCATGCTTTGCAATAATATCTACTTCATTTTTAATATTTTTACCTGGAACATCTCTCCCCATTACTTGATTACTATATACATATTGTCCTACTACATAAGGTTTTCTAATGCTCTCTCTTAATTTTTCTCCTGGCCATAATCCAATAATCCCAATAACAAACAACATAGTTATTGAAACAGCTTTATTTATAAAGTTTGGTTTGAAAATTGCTACTGCAAAATATATTGAGAATAGAACAATCAATATGATTCTAGTATTTATAATTTGAGGAAGATAAATATCAAGTAATGTTTTTGCATTTTCAGGTAGTGTTGTTATATACCACATAAAACTAACTAATGTTAAAAATCCTCCAATAATACTTATTACACCCATCTTTTTAGTAAGTTCAAGTCTTAATTCTTCTTGTTTTAATGCACTTGTAATTATCAATCCAATTACACCTGACATCATTATCATAAAACCAAGTCTTAAAAATAAATGAGGAAAAGTATTTATACCAAAGAATGCATCACTTACTGAACCTGTTTGATAAAATGCATCATTCCCTGGCCACATCATAAAACTTATAATCCCGATGATTAAAAATAAAGTTCCAACAGAAGCTAGCGCAAATGCATATGTTAATTTAAGATGAGTTTTTCTATCAATCTTCTCAATAAAATAAACTAAAGCAAAAACTCCAATAACTTCAAATAAGAAAAATACCCATTCTGTTGCCCACACCCAAACAAAGTTATGAATTAATGCACTAATACCTCTAGGACTAGCAGCTGTTGCTGTATACCAAATACCTGGACCAGTAATTGAACCTATTACATAAGAAAAAATAAGTAAAAACATTCCATATTTTTTCATATAAGAATAAAGTTCAGGTCTATCTTCTTTATATGCTTTGTGTGCTAAAAAAGCAAAAAGCAATGCAGCACCAACTGATGTATGTGAGGCAAGTATGTGAATAGTTCCTGTTATTCCCATAATCCATGCAGAACCTATTTCTGGAAAATAAAAAAGAGGAAACATACCAATTTGTTCCATTCTTTTCTCCTTTTTTTATATTTAGTTTGCACCTTGTGCTAAAACTTAATGTTATGTTAATCCTATATTGTTAAGTTTATGTTATTAAATGGTCATTTTATTTAGTAGAGTTTTATCAGAAATATTAGTAGGAGACTGATTTTTAATAAAGTGTATGATTTAAATGACCATTGGTGAAATAATAAATTAGTATTGTTAATTTTTTGTTTGTTGTAATAAAAAATAAATACAAATAATAAAACTACCTCTTAATAACTAATTAAATTATTTTTATATAAAATATCAAAAATTATAATTAGGTTATAAAATGGGCAATAAATATAATGTAATAGAAGCAGGAGTAATACAATGCGCATGTGGAGGTAAAGTAAAGCTTACATCAACAGCAAAAGTAGAAAGAATAGCAGGAAAAAAACCATTATATTTAACTGATATAATAGGAGCACCAGTAGATTGCCCAAGAAGTAAAAATCCTTGTACAAAAGTAGCTTCAGTATCAACTGCAGGAACCCAAACAAATGTAAAATCAACATCAAAATATTTTTTATTAAGAACAGATGGATTTAAAACAGATAAAGGAAGAGCAGTAGTATTAGTAGATCCAGGACAAGGAACATCTCAAATAAGCTCGCCTCCAAGTATAGAAAGTAGTGTAGTAAAAGAAGAAGAACCACTAGAAGAGACTATAAAACAAGAAGAAGAGATAAAACAAACAGAAAAATACTCTTTGTATTTAGTAAGAAAAAGTGAAGATGTATATAGAGCACTTAGACCAACAAGAGCATTTTTAAAAAGTGATGATACATATGTAGGGAAAAAAGAGTATGTTCAAATAAAAGATAATGTGCATGTACATACGTTTGCATATGTATATATTATTCAAAATGATAAAGTACAAGAATATAAAGTAATAAGTAGAGGGACTTTGTATAGTGAAAAACTACAAGAGATATTTTTTGAAAATACAAAAACAAAAATAAAATATAACTATATTCCACTGTATGATGATACACAAACAACTATTTCATATAGTAGTATAAAACTAATAAATAAAGCAGATATACTAAAACTAAAAAGACAAATAATAGATCCAAAACAACCAGATAATAAAAATAGTTTTTACTTTAAAGACTCAAATAGTATAAATAAAATAGTATTAACTGAGGATGATTTAAAGACTGAGAAAAAATATAAAGTAAATGAAGAAGATAAAAATAAAAGATTAAATATTCTTTGTATAATAGAAGATATCTTAGCCCAAATAGAAGATATGTATGAAAAATACTACACAAACTATAAACTTGCATATGCTTATAATAATAGTATTATTGAAGATATAAAAAAACAAAATTCATATGTACATACTATCTCAAAGCTAGTAGATGTATTTTATATAGATGAAAAACAAGAAAAAGATGCAAAAGAGTTAAAAGATACTTATCAAGAATTAGTTACTATACTTTTAAGTGATAAAATATGTAGTTCTATACTAACATCTTCAAATAATCTTGCAAATATATTAGATAAAAAAACTTTTGATATTGCAAAATCATATATAAAAGATATAGTAAAATATCATGTAGATAAACATAGCTTTGTAACAAAAGATTATTATAAATATCTAAATCCAAATGCAACATATAAAGAAAAAGAATTATTAAAAGAGAGTAAAAACTATAAACAG from Malaciobacter molluscorum LMG 25693 includes:
- a CDS encoding cytochrome c, whose translation is MEQIGMFPLFYFPEIGSAWIMGITGTIHILASHTSVGAALLFAFLAHKAYKEDRPELYSYMKKYGMFLLIFSYVIGSITGPGIWYTATAASPRGISALIHNFVWVWATEWVFFLFEVIGVFALVYFIEKIDRKTHLKLTYAFALASVGTLFLIIGIISFMMWPGNDAFYQTGSVSDAFFGINTFPHLFLRLGFMIMMSGVIGLIITSALKQEELRLELTKKMGVISIIGGFLTLVSFMWYITTLPENAKTLLDIYLPQIINTRIILIVLFSIYFAVAIFKPNFINKAVSITMLFVIGIIGLWPGEKLRESIRKPYVVGQYVYSNQVMGRDVPGKNIKNEVDIIAKHGLLNVNVWIPKRLKTITPENKLEVGELLTKIACSNCHSLELNGKFRPLLPKFKGQDKDMIKSFMKYTLAQGAIAYMPKINLPDKEFDAMATWIESQNNKEK